The following proteins come from a genomic window of bacterium:
- a CDS encoding tetratricopeptide repeat protein yields the protein MPIRRLSKTFIKVAILFGGFLFCKTPLLGQYTIDLTDGICSQRFLNSAENVAKSYANDLGAPEFLSQMIDSSFISEDYISTITYLYIAHFAAGVDETYLGDIAFVMERAGCNSLPDSLYKLHMEINPRDYKAIGNYAILLAKNWKFKDARHIIESNLGKFRGEKKNNLLRDLGLVRALEYNRNKSEKALSAAFEAFRKTRYGTRKSPTTLQRGAVDFKVAPVESFESGKYRFNASLEHAVGSDGIILNICGRIVFGREMTTDIKEIDQLDVAELLGDIYIAPGDYLQSERGALEVIGDLGEFAPFYDGRIELEIEVVFPDGSRKYFKNNPEPLTLDSPHLSHITSELFYGKGEWSCSLMTEIADSGADLPVLWRESAYLSTALEDSSKWVEAINFVDSLMNIKLYPNLWVYRGALDYLLGNYVAARHPLLQALENDPNNYWAMHNLGLVEYELGNESLAVELLIKTADINPEMSANYIVAGAILEEDGKLREALKYYKKGHSKSAFRSDEVQSWIKNLEQQPGIMEPIE from the coding sequence ATGCCTATACGCCGTCTAAGTAAGACATTTATTAAAGTTGCTATCCTCTTTGGGGGGTTCTTATTTTGTAAGACCCCCCTTTTAGGTCAATATACTATCGACCTTACCGATGGGATATGCTCACAAAGGTTCCTTAATTCCGCCGAAAATGTAGCTAAGTCATACGCAAATGATCTTGGTGCCCCCGAATTTCTATCGCAAATGATAGATTCCTCTTTTATTTCAGAAGATTATATATCGACAATTACATACCTATATATAGCCCATTTTGCGGCTGGTGTGGATGAAACATATCTAGGAGATATTGCCTTCGTTATGGAGAGGGCTGGGTGTAACAGCCTTCCTGATTCATTATATAAGCTTCATATGGAAATAAACCCGCGCGACTATAAAGCTATCGGGAATTATGCTATTCTGTTAGCCAAAAACTGGAAATTTAAGGATGCGAGACACATTATTGAAAGCAATTTGGGTAAATTTCGTGGTGAGAAAAAAAATAATTTATTAAGAGATCTAGGTCTTGTTAGAGCCCTGGAATATAATCGAAACAAAAGTGAAAAAGCTTTATCAGCAGCTTTTGAGGCTTTTAGAAAAACTAGATATGGAACTCGAAAATCGCCTACAACTTTACAAAGAGGTGCTGTAGATTTTAAAGTTGCCCCTGTAGAAAGCTTCGAAAGCGGTAAATATAGATTCAACGCCTCACTCGAACATGCTGTAGGTTCAGATGGAATTATCCTTAATATTTGCGGAAGAATTGTTTTTGGAAGGGAAATGACTACGGACATTAAAGAGATCGATCAACTGGATGTTGCTGAGCTTTTAGGAGATATATATATTGCCCCGGGAGATTATTTACAAAGCGAAAGAGGTGCTTTAGAAGTTATAGGTGATCTTGGAGAATTCGCACCATTTTACGATGGTAGGATAGAACTCGAGATTGAAGTGGTGTTTCCTGATGGTTCCCGAAAGTATTTTAAAAATAACCCAGAACCCTTAACGCTCGATTCACCACATCTATCCCATATCACGAGCGAGTTATTCTATGGTAAAGGTGAATGGTCTTGCTCGTTAATGACAGAAATAGCCGATAGTGGAGCCGATTTGCCGGTATTATGGCGCGAATCAGCATATCTATCTACTGCATTAGAAGATTCAAGCAAATGGGTCGAGGCGATAAACTTCGTCGATTCACTTATGAATATAAAGTTGTATCCGAATCTCTGGGTTTATCGTGGCGCATTGGATTACCTTTTAGGCAATTATGTTGCCGCAAGACATCCGTTGTTACAGGCTTTAGAGAATGATCCTAATAATTATTGGGCTATGCATAATCTTGGACTTGTAGAATATGAGCTTGGCAATGAATCTCTAGCTGTCGAGCTTCTTATAAAAACCGCAGATATCAATCCTGAAATGAGTGCGAATTATATTGTAGCTGGAGCTATCTTAGAAGAAGATGGCAAATTAAGGGAAGCTTTAAAATACTACAAGAAGGGGCATTCCAAATCAGCTTTTCGCTCAGATGAAGTTCAAAGTTGGATCAAAAATCTGGAGCAACAGCCGGGGATAATGGAGCCGATTGAATAG
- a CDS encoding M23 family metallopeptidase, which yields MEHRADSLEILFGNLREINSKVREVADLPPIDESNFSYGIGGPELAYLDPDQPIILARAKEIDRKLDSLIVAAQTENKAILETQEHFTKRKSLFDRTPSIWPMKGYVSSGFGKRLDPFTGIWKQHEGIDICARKGTPVRATADGKVRFTGWYHGYGKMVRVNHTYYETRYAHLSEIKVRPGQSVKRGDIIGTCGNSGNTTGVHLHYEVRISGKATDPKKYISPAVVED from the coding sequence ATGGAACATAGAGCAGATTCTCTGGAAATTCTCTTCGGCAATCTGAGGGAAATTAACTCGAAAGTCCGCGAGGTAGCCGACCTCCCCCCCATCGATGAATCCAATTTTTCTTATGGCATAGGTGGCCCAGAACTCGCTTACCTTGATCCCGATCAACCGATTATCTTAGCTCGCGCTAAAGAAATAGACAGAAAACTCGATTCCCTTATAGTGGCCGCTCAGACCGAAAATAAGGCTATTCTTGAGACACAAGAACACTTCACTAAAAGAAAGTCGCTATTCGACCGCACTCCTTCTATTTGGCCTATGAAGGGTTACGTCAGTTCTGGCTTTGGGAAAAGGCTCGATCCCTTTACTGGCATTTGGAAACAACATGAAGGCATTGATATTTGTGCAAGAAAAGGGACACCGGTGCGCGCTACCGCAGATGGAAAAGTTCGTTTTACAGGCTGGTATCACGGCTATGGCAAGATGGTTAGGGTAAATCATACATATTACGAAACCCGATATGCACACTTAAGTGAAATTAAAGTCAGACCGGGACAGTCCGTTAAACGGGGTGATATCATCGGGACTTGCGGGAATTCAGGTAACACTACAGGTGTGCATCTTCATTACGAAGTCAGGATATCAGGAAAAGCGACAGATCCTAAAAAATATATATCTCCCGCAGTGGTTGAAGACTAA